The proteins below come from a single Ailuropoda melanoleuca isolate Jingjing chromosome 1, ASM200744v2, whole genome shotgun sequence genomic window:
- the SEC61G gene encoding protein transport protein Sec61 subunit gamma isoform X1, with protein sequence MDQVMQFVEPSRQFVKDSIRLVKRCTKPDRKEFQKIAMATAIGFAIMGFIGFFVKLIHIPINNIIVGG encoded by the exons ATGGATCAGGTAATGCAGTTCGTTGAGCCAAGTCGGCAGTTTGTGAAGGACTCGATTCGGCTAGTTAAAAGATGCACTAAACCTGATAGAAAAG AATTCCAGAAGATTGCCATGGCAACAGCAATAGGATTTGCTATAATGGGATTCATTGGCTTTTTTGTGAAATTGATCCATATCCCTATTAATAACATCATTGT tgGCGGCTGA
- the SEC61G gene encoding protein transport protein Sec61 subunit gamma isoform X2 yields the protein MDQVMQFVEPSRQFVKDSIRLVKRCTKPDRKEFQKIAMATAIGFAIMGFIGFFVKLIHIPINNIIV from the exons ATGGATCAGGTAATGCAGTTCGTTGAGCCAAGTCGGCAGTTTGTGAAGGACTCGATTCGGCTAGTTAAAAGATGCACTAAACCTGATAGAAAAG AATTCCAGAAGATTGCCATGGCAACAGCAATAGGATTTGCTATAATGGGATTCATTGGCTTTTTTGTGAAATTGATCCATATCCCTATTAATAACATCATTGTGTAA